A region from the Curtobacterium sp. MCBA15_012 genome encodes:
- a CDS encoding SIS domain-containing protein, with the protein MTIDQQAGTRDPGTEDSSVRTVVDHIAASVRVIASLVDHKDHIAAWADDIASRLVAGRRLLAAGNGGSAAEAQHLTSELTGRFDGDRPAYSAISLHAESSAVTAIGNDYGFDEVFARQVTAHARAGDVVVLLSTSGKSPNLLRAAAAARAVGARSIAMTGPGPNPLADAVDDAIRIEGPSANVQEAQLVLVHALCRAMEPALRRGARR; encoded by the coding sequence ATGACCATCGACCAGCAGGCCGGCACCCGCGACCCGGGCACCGAGGACAGCAGCGTCCGCACCGTCGTCGACCACATCGCGGCCTCGGTCCGGGTGATCGCGTCGCTCGTCGACCACAAGGACCACATCGCCGCCTGGGCGGACGACATCGCGTCACGGCTCGTCGCCGGTCGTCGGCTCCTCGCCGCCGGGAACGGCGGGTCGGCCGCGGAGGCGCAGCACCTGACCTCCGAGCTCACCGGCCGCTTCGACGGCGACCGCCCGGCGTACTCGGCGATCTCGCTGCACGCCGAGTCGTCCGCCGTCACCGCGATCGGCAACGACTACGGCTTCGACGAGGTCTTCGCCCGCCAGGTCACGGCGCACGCCCGAGCCGGGGACGTGGTCGTGCTGCTCAGCACGAGCGGCAAGAGCCCGAACCTGCTCCGCGCCGCAGCGGCTGCCCGCGCGGTGGGCGCCCGGTCGATCGCGATGACCGGCCCCGGCCCGAACCCGCTGGCCGACGCCGTGGACGACGCGATCCGGATCGAGGGGCCGTCGGCGAACGTGCAGGAGGCGCAGCTCGTCCTCGTGCACGCCCTGTGCCGCGCGATGGAGCCCGCCCTGCGCCGCGGAGCACGCCGATGA
- a CDS encoding glycosyltransferase family 9 protein, with protein sequence MGTETGGTSPADEPRRPRVLVVRLDSFGDVLVAGPAVRAVASGASHVTMLCGPQGSPAADLLPGVDRVRVWAAPWVTETARPIDDALLGEFRALVTEEQPDEAVVLTSFHQSPLPVALLLRLAGVARVSGASVDHPGSLLDVRLRPGEDLPEDLPEPERALRIAEAAGFRLPPGDDGRLAVRHDAVAPPEVVALDRYVVVHPGASVPARSWPEGHHRALVAAYAARGVPVVVTGSPGERALTAAVAGDTALDLGGRTSPAELAAVLAGAEVVVVGNTGPAHLAAAVGASIVSLFSPVVPAVKWAPYAPAVELLGDQAAPCRLSRARECPVAGHPCLSGVRVEDVLAAHERLVVALRG encoded by the coding sequence GTGGGGACGGAGACCGGAGGCACGTCCCCCGCCGACGAGCCCCGCCGCCCCCGCGTCCTCGTGGTGCGCCTCGACTCGTTCGGTGACGTCCTGGTCGCCGGCCCCGCCGTCCGCGCCGTCGCGTCCGGCGCGTCGCACGTCACGATGCTCTGCGGGCCGCAGGGCTCCCCCGCCGCCGACCTCCTGCCCGGGGTCGACCGCGTGCGGGTGTGGGCGGCGCCGTGGGTCACCGAGACCGCCCGGCCGATCGACGACGCCCTGCTCGGCGAGTTCCGCGCGCTCGTCACCGAGGAGCAGCCGGACGAGGCCGTCGTCCTCACCTCGTTCCACCAGTCCCCCCTGCCGGTCGCGCTGCTCCTCCGCCTGGCCGGGGTCGCCCGCGTCTCCGGCGCCTCGGTCGACCACCCCGGGTCGCTGCTCGACGTGCGGCTGCGGCCCGGCGAGGACCTGCCCGAGGACCTGCCCGAACCGGAGCGGGCGCTGCGCATCGCCGAGGCCGCCGGGTTCCGGCTGCCGCCGGGTGACGACGGGAGGCTCGCGGTGCGGCACGACGCCGTCGCACCGCCCGAGGTGGTCGCGCTCGACCGCTACGTGGTCGTCCACCCAGGAGCGAGCGTCCCGGCGCGGTCGTGGCCCGAGGGCCACCACCGCGCGCTCGTCGCCGCGTACGCGGCCCGCGGCGTCCCGGTCGTCGTGACCGGCAGCCCGGGCGAACGCGCGCTCACCGCGGCGGTCGCGGGCGACACCGCGCTCGACCTCGGCGGCCGGACGAGCCCCGCCGAGCTCGCGGCCGTGCTCGCCGGCGCCGAGGTGGTCGTCGTCGGCAACACCGGGCCCGCGCACCTCGCGGCCGCGGTGGGTGCCTCGATCGTCAGCCTGTTCTCCCCCGTGGTGCCCGCGGTGAAGTGGGCGCCGTACGCCCCGGCCGTCGAGCTGCTCGGCGACCAGGCCGCACCGTGCCGCCTCAGCCGGGCCCGCGAGTGCCCGGTCGCCGGGCACCCGTGCCTGTCCGGAGTGCGCGTCGAGGACGTCCTGGCGGCCCACGAGCGACTGGTGGTCGCGCTGCGCGGATGA
- a CDS encoding glycosyltransferase, whose amino-acid sequence MRILVWHVHGGWMDAFVRGPHEYLIPTTPARDGWGLGRGGRDWPDSAIEIDPADLVDAEVDVVVLQRTEELEEAQRLLGGRDVPMVFVEHNAPRVDVPDSLHPMRDRDDLVIAHVTHWNALMWDCGRTRTTVVEHGVVDPGPLYTGALERFGVVINEPVRRGRVVGTDLLPRFAAVAPVDVWGMGTDRLPELGFGDHVVPLGDVPADPMHAALAERRAYVHPNRWTSLGLSLIEAMHMAMPVLVLATTDAPRSVPADAGAIATDVADLVRVSRTLLEDPEEARRRGAVAREAALARHALGRYLADWDDLLDDAVTRGARRDRAATPALEGSAR is encoded by the coding sequence ATGCGGATCCTCGTGTGGCACGTGCACGGCGGCTGGATGGACGCCTTCGTCCGCGGCCCCCACGAGTACCTCATCCCGACCACCCCCGCCCGCGACGGCTGGGGCCTCGGCCGAGGCGGACGTGACTGGCCGGACTCGGCGATCGAGATCGACCCGGCCGACCTGGTCGACGCCGAGGTCGACGTGGTCGTCCTCCAGCGCACCGAGGAACTCGAGGAAGCACAGCGGCTGCTCGGTGGCCGGGACGTCCCGATGGTCTTCGTCGAGCACAACGCCCCGCGGGTCGACGTGCCGGACAGCCTGCACCCGATGCGCGACCGCGACGACCTCGTCATCGCGCACGTGACGCACTGGAACGCCCTGATGTGGGACTGCGGTCGCACCCGCACCACCGTGGTCGAGCACGGCGTCGTCGACCCGGGTCCGCTGTACACGGGGGCGCTCGAGCGGTTCGGCGTCGTCATCAACGAACCGGTCCGCCGCGGTCGCGTGGTCGGGACCGACCTGCTCCCCCGCTTCGCCGCGGTCGCACCCGTCGACGTCTGGGGCATGGGCACCGACCGGCTCCCGGAGCTCGGCTTCGGCGACCACGTCGTCCCGCTCGGAGACGTCCCCGCCGACCCGATGCACGCCGCGCTCGCCGAGCGGCGCGCCTACGTGCACCCGAACCGGTGGACGTCCCTCGGGCTCTCGCTCATCGAGGCGATGCACATGGCGATGCCGGTGCTCGTCCTCGCCACGACGGACGCGCCGCGGTCGGTGCCCGCCGACGCCGGCGCGATCGCGACCGACGTGGCGGACCTGGTCCGCGTCTCCCGGACGCTCCTGGAGGACCCCGAGGAGGCCCGCCGCCGCGGTGCCGTGGCACGGGAGGCCGCGCTCGCGCGGCACGCGCTCGGCCGGTACCTGGCGGACTGGGACGACCTCCTCGACGACGCCGTCACGCGCGGAGCGCGACGCGACCGCGCGGCGACGCCCGCGCTGGAAGGGAGCGCGCGATGA
- a CDS encoding PfkB family carbohydrate kinase has product MSGAPGAAETAGTPRATETAETAGTPRATETADTAGTAGTHGTRRRVVVVGDTLLDVDVSGTSERLSPDAPVPVVDVRTDDRRAGGAGLVASMLARDGHDVTLVTVLSDDDRADEIRALLPDVHVVAGPSGAPTPVKTRVRVVDHALVRIDEGCATPPVPDTTPEMTAALEGADAIVVADYGRGVAASAGLRAALGRVAEHTPVVWDPHPKGAAPVAGTAVVTPNSSEARRFTDLSGEGVPFATDAAAALVATWDVAAVAVTLGDRGALVASRRPSADGGAHALDSRFVPAPSVTAGDPCGAGDRLAAGVAVALAEGTDVADAVAAGVLAASEYLAAGGVTALFADDGPAPVPVPGVDRDAMRVVHEVRSAGGTVVATGGCFDLLHAGHARTLSAARALGDCLVVCLNSDDSVRALKGPERPIMTQDDRVELLLALDCVDAVVVFDEHTPDEALRRFRPDVWAKGGDYAASELPEAATLAEWGGRVVTVPYHAGRSTTRLAAAIARVG; this is encoded by the coding sequence ATGAGCGGCGCACCGGGTGCAGCCGAGACCGCCGGCACGCCCCGCGCCACCGAGACCGCCGAGACCGCCGGCACGCCCCGCGCCACCGAGACCGCCGACACTGCTGGCACTGCCGGCACGCACGGCACACGCCGCCGCGTCGTCGTGGTCGGCGACACCCTGCTCGACGTCGACGTCTCGGGCACCAGCGAACGGCTCAGCCCCGACGCCCCGGTCCCCGTCGTCGACGTCCGCACCGACGACCGCCGTGCCGGTGGCGCCGGGCTCGTCGCCTCGATGCTCGCCCGGGACGGCCACGACGTCACCCTCGTCACGGTCCTGAGCGACGACGACCGCGCCGACGAGATCCGGGCCCTGCTGCCGGACGTCCACGTCGTCGCCGGACCGTCCGGCGCCCCGACGCCGGTGAAGACCCGCGTGCGGGTCGTCGACCACGCCCTCGTCCGCATCGACGAGGGCTGCGCGACCCCGCCCGTCCCGGACACCACCCCGGAGATGACCGCCGCGCTCGAGGGCGCCGACGCGATCGTCGTCGCCGACTACGGTCGCGGCGTCGCCGCCTCCGCCGGCCTGCGTGCCGCGCTCGGCCGGGTCGCCGAGCACACCCCGGTCGTGTGGGACCCACACCCGAAGGGCGCAGCACCGGTCGCCGGCACCGCGGTCGTCACGCCGAACTCGAGCGAGGCACGGCGCTTCACCGACCTGTCCGGCGAGGGCGTGCCCTTCGCCACCGACGCCGCCGCGGCGCTCGTCGCCACCTGGGACGTCGCCGCCGTGGCCGTGACGCTCGGCGACCGCGGCGCCCTGGTCGCGAGCCGGCGTCCCTCGGCCGACGGCGGCGCGCACGCGCTCGACAGCCGGTTCGTCCCCGCCCCGTCGGTCACCGCGGGCGACCCCTGCGGCGCCGGCGACCGGCTCGCGGCCGGCGTCGCGGTGGCCCTGGCCGAGGGTACGGACGTCGCCGACGCCGTCGCCGCCGGGGTGCTCGCCGCATCGGAGTACCTCGCCGCGGGCGGCGTCACCGCGCTGTTCGCCGACGACGGTCCCGCGCCCGTCCCGGTCCCCGGCGTCGATCGCGACGCGATGCGGGTCGTGCACGAGGTCCGCAGCGCCGGCGGCACGGTCGTCGCGACCGGCGGGTGCTTCGACCTCCTGCACGCCGGACACGCGCGCACGCTCTCCGCGGCGCGCGCGCTCGGTGACTGCCTGGTCGTCTGCCTCAACTCCGACGACTCGGTCCGCGCCCTCAAGGGCCCGGAGCGGCCGATCATGACGCAGGACGACCGGGTCGAGCTGCTGCTCGCGCTCGACTGCGTCGACGCCGTGGTCGTGTTCGACGAGCACACCCCCGACGAGGCGCTCCGCCGCTTCCGCCCCGACGTCTGGGCGAAGGGCGGCGACTACGCCGCGAGCGAGCTGCCCGAGGCGGCGACGCTCGCCGAGTGGGGAGGTCGTGTCGTCACGGTGCCGTACCACGCGGGGCGCTCGACCACCCGGCTCGCCGCCGCCATCGCGCGGGTCGGCTGA
- a CDS encoding aldehyde dehydrogenase, producing MTLAAPSTTATDADAIVVTDPVTGAVASTTARTAPTEVRTAVARARAAFPAWARTAPAERGALLHAAAEHLRAHAQELADLNTRETGKVPGDALGGVHAGIGTLVQYAELGPVHRGEALRGQFGAADWSVPHPRGVVLALTPWNDPVAVACGILGAAVVTGNTVVHKGSERSPATMARLNALLAEVLPEGVLVGVDGDATTGELLLEQDGIDVYAHVGSTATGDRLAEVATRTRAHVIRENGGNDPVVVDGDVDPEWAAAQVALGAFANTGQICTSVERVYVHRAVAEPFVAALVAEAERRTASAAADFGPLVDERLRHTVQAHVDDAVRAGATVETGGVVPGGPGAFYPATVLTGVTDTMLVMTEETFGPIAPVRVVESFDEGLRLAAADRYGLAATVLTADTGHALRAAAELPVGTVKVNAVFGGAPGGSAQPRGASGAGFGYGPHLLDEMTTTTVVHLEAAPARRSDSTTTTTSTSTSTAAAGTGATTPATTTPSTAAAETGDTAGTDAAASTDAASADAAGTGVATGSGVGTTANTEETR from the coding sequence ATGACCCTCGCTGCACCGTCCACGACCGCGACCGACGCCGATGCGATCGTCGTCACCGACCCCGTCACGGGTGCGGTCGCGTCGACCACCGCCCGCACCGCGCCGACCGAGGTGCGCACCGCGGTGGCCCGGGCACGTGCGGCGTTCCCGGCGTGGGCACGGACGGCACCGGCGGAGCGCGGGGCGCTCCTGCACGCGGCGGCCGAGCACCTGCGTGCGCACGCCCAGGAACTCGCCGACCTCAACACGCGCGAGACCGGCAAGGTCCCCGGTGACGCCCTCGGCGGCGTGCACGCCGGCATCGGCACGCTGGTCCAGTACGCCGAGCTCGGGCCGGTCCACCGCGGCGAGGCCCTCCGCGGGCAGTTCGGCGCCGCCGACTGGTCGGTCCCGCACCCCCGCGGCGTGGTGCTCGCCCTGACCCCGTGGAACGACCCGGTCGCCGTGGCGTGCGGGATCCTCGGCGCGGCGGTCGTGACCGGCAACACCGTCGTGCACAAGGGCAGTGAGCGCTCCCCCGCCACGATGGCCCGGCTGAACGCCCTGCTCGCCGAGGTGCTCCCCGAGGGCGTCCTCGTCGGGGTCGACGGTGACGCGACCACGGGCGAGCTCCTGCTCGAGCAGGACGGCATCGACGTGTACGCGCACGTCGGTTCGACCGCGACGGGCGACCGCCTCGCCGAGGTCGCCACCCGCACGCGCGCCCACGTCATCCGCGAGAACGGCGGCAACGACCCCGTGGTCGTGGACGGCGACGTCGACCCGGAGTGGGCCGCGGCGCAGGTCGCCCTCGGTGCGTTCGCGAACACCGGGCAGATCTGCACGAGCGTCGAGCGCGTCTACGTGCACCGCGCGGTCGCCGAGCCCTTCGTCGCCGCACTCGTCGCCGAGGCCGAGCGCCGCACCGCCTCGGCGGCCGCCGACTTCGGCCCGCTCGTCGACGAGCGGCTGCGCCACACCGTGCAGGCCCACGTCGACGACGCCGTGCGTGCCGGGGCCACGGTCGAGACCGGCGGGGTCGTCCCGGGCGGTCCGGGAGCGTTCTACCCAGCGACGGTCCTGACCGGGGTCACGGACACCATGCTCGTGATGACCGAGGAGACCTTCGGGCCGATCGCCCCCGTCCGCGTCGTCGAGTCCTTCGACGAGGGGCTCCGCCTCGCCGCCGCCGACCGCTACGGCCTCGCCGCGACCGTCCTGACCGCCGACACCGGCCACGCGCTGCGTGCCGCGGCCGAGCTGCCGGTCGGCACCGTGAAGGTGAACGCCGTCTTCGGCGGCGCACCGGGCGGCAGCGCCCAGCCCCGCGGTGCCTCGGGCGCCGGCTTCGGGTACGGCCCGCACCTGCTCGACGAGATGACGACCACGACGGTCGTGCACCTCGAGGCGGCACCGGCACGACGCTCCGACAGCACGACCACGACCACGAGCACGAGCACGAGCACCGCAGCGGCCGGGACCGGCGCCACGACACCGGCCACCACGACGCCGAGCACCGCGGCGGCCGAGACCGGCGACACCGCCGGTACGGATGCCGCCGCCAGCACCGACGCCGCCAGCGCCGACGCCGCCGGCACCGGTGTCGCCACCGGCTCCGGGGTCGGCACCACAGCGAACACCGAGGAGACCCGATGA
- a CDS encoding HAD-IIIA family hydrolase has protein sequence MALAKDRVVRGLLFDRDDTLVIDVPYNADPRLVVPVPGAHRAVERARAAGLRVGVVTNQSAIAKGLATREQVDATNARVDELVGPFDVWCVCPHDAGDDCRCRKPRPGMVLDAAERLGIDPSELVVVGDIGADVGAAVAAGAQGILVPTPRTRAEEVDAADTVVDSLDDAVTAVLARVPAARA, from the coding sequence ATGGCCCTCGCGAAGGACCGCGTCGTGCGCGGTCTCCTGTTCGACCGTGACGACACGCTCGTGATCGACGTCCCGTACAACGCCGACCCGCGACTCGTCGTGCCGGTGCCGGGTGCGCACCGTGCGGTCGAGCGTGCGCGTGCCGCCGGGCTCCGCGTCGGCGTCGTGACGAACCAGTCCGCGATCGCGAAGGGCCTCGCCACCCGCGAGCAGGTGGACGCGACGAACGCCCGGGTCGACGAGCTCGTCGGCCCCTTCGACGTGTGGTGTGTCTGCCCGCACGACGCCGGGGACGACTGCCGGTGCCGGAAGCCGCGGCCGGGCATGGTGCTCGACGCGGCGGAACGGCTCGGGATCGACCCGTCCGAGCTCGTCGTGGTCGGGGACATCGGCGCCGACGTCGGCGCCGCGGTCGCCGCGGGTGCGCAGGGCATCCTCGTGCCCACCCCGCGGACCCGGGCAGAGGAGGTCGACGCGGCGGACACCGTCGTCGACTCGCTCGACGACGCCGTGACCGCGGTGCTCGCCCGCGTCCCCGCCGCACGCGCGTGA
- a CDS encoding glycosyltransferase family 9 protein has product MQLIGNGGERFDDVREIAVLRGGGLGDLMFAVPALEALAAAYPEARITLLGTPLAPAVLRGRTDAVHAFEELPVAPGVRESGDGAPDLEEFVARLHGRFDLAVQVHGGGRNSNPFLLRLGARHTVGTATEDAEVLERWVRYVYYQHEVLRSLEVASLAGAAPVTLDPRVRVTDAERSAVRERLGVTGRLVAVHPGATDPRRRWSPEHFAAVVTARLDAGDDVVLVGDASDVPASQAIRGAVPTALHDHLHDLTDALPLTELPAVLAAADVLVGDDSGPRHLAVAVGTPTVGVFWFGNVVNAGPTDRGRHRVHLSFVTRCPVCGVDVTQVGWTAERCEHDPSYVDEVTPEAVLADVADLLATTGRPVAVPR; this is encoded by the coding sequence GTGCAGCTGATCGGCAACGGTGGAGAACGGTTCGACGACGTCCGGGAGATCGCGGTGCTCCGCGGTGGTGGCCTGGGAGACCTGATGTTCGCGGTCCCCGCACTCGAGGCGTTGGCCGCCGCGTACCCCGAGGCCCGCATCACCCTGCTCGGCACCCCGCTCGCACCGGCGGTCCTGCGCGGACGCACCGACGCGGTGCACGCCTTCGAGGAGCTCCCCGTCGCCCCCGGCGTCCGTGAGTCCGGCGACGGCGCCCCCGACCTCGAGGAGTTCGTCGCCCGGCTGCACGGCCGCTTCGACCTCGCCGTGCAGGTGCACGGCGGCGGGCGCAACTCGAACCCGTTCCTGCTCCGGCTCGGCGCCCGGCACACCGTCGGCACCGCCACCGAGGACGCCGAGGTCCTGGAGCGCTGGGTCCGCTACGTCTACTACCAGCACGAGGTGCTGCGCAGCCTCGAGGTCGCCTCGCTCGCCGGCGCCGCACCGGTGACGCTCGACCCCCGCGTCCGCGTGACGGACGCGGAACGCTCGGCCGTCCGGGAGCGCCTCGGCGTGACGGGCCGGCTCGTCGCGGTGCACCCCGGTGCCACCGACCCGCGGCGACGCTGGAGCCCGGAGCACTTCGCGGCCGTCGTCACCGCCCGGCTCGACGCCGGGGACGACGTGGTGCTCGTCGGCGACGCGTCCGACGTGCCGGCGTCGCAGGCGATCCGCGGCGCGGTCCCCACGGCGCTGCACGACCACCTGCACGACCTCACCGACGCGCTGCCGCTGACCGAGCTGCCCGCGGTGCTCGCCGCCGCCGACGTGCTGGTCGGGGACGACTCGGGACCGCGGCACCTCGCGGTCGCCGTGGGCACCCCGACGGTCGGCGTGTTCTGGTTCGGCAACGTCGTCAACGCGGGCCCGACCGACCGCGGGCGCCACCGCGTCCACCTGTCCTTCGTCACGCGGTGCCCGGTCTGCGGCGTCGACGTCACGCAGGTGGGCTGGACCGCGGAGCGCTGCGAGCACGACCCGTCGTACGTCGACGAGGTCACGCCCGAGGCCGTCCTGGCGGACGTCGCGGACCTGTTGGCCACGACCGGCAGGCCGGTCGCCGTCCCGCGCTGA
- a CDS encoding glycosyltransferase family 9 protein translates to MTAVPTLPPSDGRPDLLVLRAIKLGDALVAVPALHALRRAFPGHRITLATTAWLAPVVELLPVDVHLAQHGLDHAIGAPHGAVDVAVNLHGVGPGSSDLVAALGARRVIGHADPAHGYDGPEWPDDVHERERWARLVTWHGIPADPDDVAIARPETPSVALGAAVVHVGAFHGARHWPTDRFAAVARGLRERGHDVVLTGGADDVDRAAAVAQGAGLAPEAVLAGVLDLQPFAAVIADAAVVVTVDTGAAHLASAYGVPSVVVFGPAPPEAWGPPASGPHVVLTDASVRRGDVFAEDPDPALLAVGVDDVLAAVDSLPVTVRSSAR, encoded by the coding sequence GTGACCGCCGTCCCCACGCTGCCCCCGTCCGACGGGCGCCCGGACCTCCTGGTCCTGCGCGCCATCAAGCTCGGCGACGCCCTCGTCGCCGTCCCCGCGCTGCACGCCCTCCGCCGGGCCTTCCCGGGCCACCGCATCACCCTCGCGACCACCGCCTGGCTCGCCCCGGTCGTCGAGCTGCTCCCCGTCGACGTGCACCTCGCCCAGCACGGGCTCGACCACGCGATCGGCGCGCCGCACGGTGCGGTCGACGTGGCGGTCAACCTGCACGGCGTCGGCCCGGGGTCGTCCGACCTCGTCGCCGCGCTCGGTGCGCGCCGGGTGATCGGCCACGCCGACCCCGCCCACGGGTACGACGGCCCGGAGTGGCCGGACGACGTCCACGAGCGCGAGCGCTGGGCACGCCTGGTCACCTGGCACGGCATCCCCGCCGACCCGGACGACGTCGCGATCGCCCGCCCCGAGACCCCCTCGGTCGCGCTCGGCGCGGCCGTCGTGCACGTGGGTGCCTTCCACGGGGCCCGGCACTGGCCCACCGACCGGTTCGCGGCCGTCGCGCGCGGGCTGCGGGAGCGCGGACACGACGTGGTCCTGACGGGAGGCGCGGACGACGTCGACCGCGCGGCGGCCGTCGCGCAGGGGGCCGGTCTGGCGCCGGAGGCGGTGCTGGCCGGCGTGCTCGACCTGCAGCCGTTCGCGGCCGTGATCGCCGATGCGGCGGTCGTCGTCACGGTCGACACCGGCGCGGCGCACCTCGCGTCCGCCTACGGCGTCCCGTCGGTCGTGGTGTTCGGTCCGGCGCCGCCCGAGGCCTGGGGCCCGCCGGCGTCCGGTCCGCACGTCGTCCTCACCGACGCGTCGGTGCGCCGTGGCGACGTGTTCGCCGAGGACCCGGACCCGGCGCTCCTCGCGGTGGGCGTCGACGACGTGCTCGCCGCGGTCGACTCGCTGCCCGTGACCGTCCGCAGCAGCGCTCGGTAG
- a CDS encoding glycosyltransferase: protein MRIAMVSEHASPLAVLGGVDAGGQNVHVAELSGALADRGHQVTVYTRRDDADLPVRVALRPGVEVVHVDAGPARHVPKDDLYPYMGTFASVLAAEWFLDRPDVVHGHFWMSGHAAIDAVQQVQARTGGVRIPVVQTFHALGVVKRRHQGTADTSPAEREWVEPAVGRTADQVIATCSDEAFELKALAVPLHAISVVPCGVDTELFTPDGPVEERGRTFRVLTASRLVRRKGVGTTIAALAKLLDEGRDVELVVVGGAGVAGADLVDDPEYQRLDALARSLGVREHVSFRGQLGQHDMPEVYRSADVVVCAPWYEPFGIVPLEAMACGRPVVASSVGGLIDTVVEDATGLHVPPRDEHAVAAAVGLVLDEPERRKAYGRAGRRRAETKYTWHKVAADSERVYERLVAGSAAVPTTTTTGSRPTRVGRTSRSTLPTERTAR, encoded by the coding sequence ATGAGGATCGCCATGGTCTCCGAGCACGCCAGCCCCCTCGCCGTCCTCGGCGGCGTGGACGCCGGCGGACAGAACGTGCACGTCGCGGAGCTCTCCGGGGCCCTCGCCGACCGGGGGCACCAGGTCACCGTGTACACCCGCCGCGACGACGCCGACCTGCCCGTCCGGGTCGCCCTGCGCCCCGGGGTCGAGGTCGTGCACGTCGACGCCGGACCCGCGCGCCACGTGCCGAAGGACGACCTGTACCCGTACATGGGGACCTTCGCCTCGGTGCTCGCCGCCGAGTGGTTCCTCGACCGACCCGACGTCGTGCACGGGCACTTCTGGATGTCCGGGCACGCAGCGATCGACGCCGTCCAGCAGGTCCAGGCGCGCACCGGCGGTGTCCGCATCCCCGTGGTGCAGACGTTCCACGCGCTCGGCGTCGTGAAGCGTCGGCACCAGGGGACGGCGGACACGAGCCCCGCGGAACGCGAGTGGGTCGAGCCCGCGGTCGGCCGCACCGCCGACCAGGTCATCGCGACCTGCTCCGACGAGGCGTTCGAGCTCAAGGCGCTCGCCGTCCCCCTGCACGCGATCTCGGTCGTGCCCTGCGGCGTCGACACCGAGCTGTTCACGCCCGACGGACCGGTCGAGGAGCGCGGTCGCACCTTCCGTGTGCTCACGGCGTCGCGCCTGGTGCGCCGGAAGGGCGTCGGCACGACGATCGCCGCCCTCGCGAAGCTCCTCGACGAGGGACGCGACGTCGAGCTCGTCGTCGTCGGCGGCGCCGGTGTCGCCGGGGCCGACCTCGTCGACGACCCCGAGTACCAGCGCCTGGACGCCCTGGCCCGCTCGCTCGGTGTCCGCGAGCACGTGTCCTTCCGGGGGCAGCTCGGCCAGCACGACATGCCGGAGGTGTACCGCAGCGCCGACGTCGTCGTCTGCGCCCCCTGGTACGAGCCCTTCGGGATCGTCCCGCTCGAGGCGATGGCCTGCGGCCGTCCCGTCGTGGCGTCGAGCGTCGGTGGCCTCATCGACACCGTCGTCGAGGACGCGACCGGCCTGCACGTCCCCCCGCGGGACGAGCACGCGGTCGCGGCCGCGGTCGGCCTCGTGCTCGACGAGCCGGAGCGTCGCAAGGCGTACGGCCGCGCCGGGCGACGTCGCGCCGAGACGAAGTACACCTGGCACAAGGTCGCCGCGGACAGCGAGCGCGTCTACGAACGGCTCGTCGCCGGGTCGGCCGCCGTGCCGACCACCACGACCACGGGCTCCCGCCCCACCCGCGTCGGACGGACCTCCCGCTCCACGCTCCCGACGGAGAGGACCGCACGATGA
- a CDS encoding SDR family oxidoreductase yields MPVPTTPIGRVLVTGGASGLGAAVVAAVTEAGGTPIVLDLRVDAVPEGVDAVAVDVTDTEATEQAVRAAAERHDGLDAVVTAAGIDKPAPIGALTSGDWEQIVGVNLLGTAAVVRAALPALEATHGRVVTISSSLALRGVGDGTAYSASKFGVRGFSQALAAETAGRIGVTNIIPAGMRTAFFEGRTEQYKPGPDAQLIEPEYVANAILFALSQPAGCEIRELSIMPATEPSWP; encoded by the coding sequence ATGCCCGTCCCCACCACCCCCATCGGCCGCGTCCTCGTCACCGGCGGCGCCTCGGGTCTCGGCGCGGCGGTCGTCGCCGCCGTCACCGAGGCCGGCGGTACCCCGATCGTCCTCGACCTGCGGGTCGACGCGGTCCCCGAGGGCGTCGACGCCGTCGCGGTCGACGTGACCGACACCGAGGCCACCGAGCAGGCCGTCCGCGCCGCCGCCGAGCGCCACGACGGACTCGACGCCGTGGTCACCGCCGCGGGCATCGACAAGCCGGCCCCGATCGGTGCGCTGACCTCCGGCGACTGGGAGCAGATCGTCGGCGTGAACCTGCTCGGCACGGCCGCCGTCGTGCGTGCCGCGCTGCCCGCGCTCGAGGCCACGCACGGCCGCGTCGTGACGATCTCGTCCTCGCTCGCGCTGCGCGGGGTCGGCGACGGCACCGCCTACTCGGCGTCGAAGTTCGGCGTCCGCGGGTTCTCACAGGCCCTCGCGGCCGAGACCGCCGGGCGCATCGGCGTGACGAACATCATCCCCGCCGGCATGCGCACGGCGTTCTTCGAGGGCCGCACCGAGCAGTACAAGCCGGGCCCGGACGCGCAGCTCATCGAGCCGGAGTACGTCGCGAACGCGATCCTGTTCGCGCTGTCGCAGCCGGCCGGGTGCGAGATCCGCGAGCTGTCGATCATGCCGGCGACCGAGCCCAGCTGGCCGTAG